The following are from one region of the Betta splendens chromosome 15, fBetSpl5.4, whole genome shotgun sequence genome:
- the rtn4a gene encoding reticulon-4a isoform X5 — translation MADSDEQHVSSTTLFSDELHHYQAERNLDLDQPKAELFNAVEDDIVDLVGGARDALERHKAEDSAPREFTETSEEEPEPLPEPEPVSVPEPKPRAENAIPDSTNSSLVPENQLIAEEAEVVAPKAEPESTKPVPEPQAVREPEPAAESDALPAAEPRKAADQPAVTKERPATASCFLQRWKLNLDSRVVDLLYWRDVKATGVVFGAGLLLLLSLTVCSIVSVSSYIGLALLSVTICFRIYKGILQAIQKSDEGHPFKQYLDHDVSLSEDMVHKYSDIVLAKLNKITVELRRLFLVEDLVDSIKFAVLMWILTYVGALFNGLTLLILGLIGAFSCPIIYEKHQAQIDHYLALVNNQIKDVVGKIQTKVPGMKRKTE, via the exons ATGGCAGACAGCGATGAGCAGCACGTTTCTTCCACCACTCTGTTTAGCGACGAGCTGCACCACTACCAGGCCGAACGGAACCTCGACCTGGACCAGCCGAAAGCGGAGCTCTTCAACGCGGTTGAAGATGACATTGTAGACTTGGTCGGCGGGGCAAGGGACGCCTTGGAGCGGCACAAAGCTGAAGATAGTgcgccacgggagttcacagaAACTTCTGAAGAAGAGCCGGAACCGTTACCCGAACCAGAACCGGTGTCAGTGCCAGAACCCAAGCCCAGGGCGGAGAATGCGATCCCAGACTCCACCAACTCTTCTCTTGTTCCCGAGAATCAGTTGATTGCTGAGGAGGCTGAGGTCGTGGCTCCCAAAGCCGAACCGGAGAGTACCAAGCCCGTCCCGGAGCCACAGGCTGTCCGTGAGCCAGAACCTGCCGCGGAGAGCGACGCCCTCCCAGCGGCTGAACCGCGGAAAGCAGCAGATCAACCTGCGGTGACGAAGGAACGACCGGCTACGGCATCTT GTTTCCTTCAGCGCTGGAAGTTAAACCTCGACAGTAGAG TGGTGGACCTTCTATACTGGCGCGATGTGAAGGCCACGGGCGTGGTGTTCGGTgctggcctcctgctgctcctttccCTGACGGTGTGCAGCATCGTAAGTGTCAGCTCGTACATCGGCCTGGCTCTGCTCTCAGTGACCATCTGCTTCAGGATATACAAAGGCATCCTGCAGGCCATCCAGAAGTCAGATGAGGGGCATCCATTCAA GCAGTACCTGGACCACGATGTGTCACTATCTGAGGACATGGTCCACAAGTACAGCGACATTGTTCTCGCCAAACTCAACAAGATCACCGTTGAATTAAGGCGTCTGTTCCTGGTTGAGGACCTGGTGGATTCTATCAAG TTTGCTGTGTTGATGTGGATCCTGACCTATGTCGGTGCCTTGTTCAACGGCCTCACTCTTCTCATCCTGG GCCTGATTGGAGCTTTCAGCTGCCCGATTATCTACGAGAAGCACCAG GCTCAGATTGACCATTACCTGGCTTTGGTCAACAACCAGATCAAAGATGTCGTCGGAAA GATCCAGACGAAGGTGCCGGGGATGAAGCGTAAAACAGAGTGA
- the rtn4a gene encoding reticulon-4a isoform X4, whose protein sequence is MADSDEQHVSSTTLFSDELHHYQAERNLDLDQPKAELFNAVEDDIVDLVGGARDALERHKAEDSAPREFTETSEEEPEPLPEPEPVSVPEPKPRAENAIPDSTNSSLVPENQLIAEEAEVVAPKAEPESTKPVPEPQAVREPEPAAESDALPAAEPRKAADQPAVTKERPATASYVPSLSTAQPLPLMQFPTVVDLLYWRDVKATGVVFGAGLLLLLSLTVCSIVSVSSYIGLALLSVTICFRIYKGILQAIQKSDEGHPFKQYLDHDVSLSEDMVHKYSDIVLAKLNKITVELRRLFLVEDLVDSIKFAVLMWILTYVGALFNGLTLLILGLIGAFSCPIIYEKHQAQIDHYLALVNNQIKDVVGKIQTKVPGMKRKTE, encoded by the exons ATGGCAGACAGCGATGAGCAGCACGTTTCTTCCACCACTCTGTTTAGCGACGAGCTGCACCACTACCAGGCCGAACGGAACCTCGACCTGGACCAGCCGAAAGCGGAGCTCTTCAACGCGGTTGAAGATGACATTGTAGACTTGGTCGGCGGGGCAAGGGACGCCTTGGAGCGGCACAAAGCTGAAGATAGTgcgccacgggagttcacagaAACTTCTGAAGAAGAGCCGGAACCGTTACCCGAACCAGAACCGGTGTCAGTGCCAGAACCCAAGCCCAGGGCGGAGAATGCGATCCCAGACTCCACCAACTCTTCTCTTGTTCCCGAGAATCAGTTGATTGCTGAGGAGGCTGAGGTCGTGGCTCCCAAAGCCGAACCGGAGAGTACCAAGCCCGTCCCGGAGCCACAGGCTGTCCGTGAGCCAGAACCTGCCGCGGAGAGCGACGCCCTCCCAGCGGCTGAACCGCGGAAAGCAGCAGATCAACCTGCGGTGACGAAGGAACGACCGGCTACGGCATCTT ATGTACCTTCTCTTTCTACAGCtcaacctcttcctctgatGCAATTCCCTACAG TGGTGGACCTTCTATACTGGCGCGATGTGAAGGCCACGGGCGTGGTGTTCGGTgctggcctcctgctgctcctttccCTGACGGTGTGCAGCATCGTAAGTGTCAGCTCGTACATCGGCCTGGCTCTGCTCTCAGTGACCATCTGCTTCAGGATATACAAAGGCATCCTGCAGGCCATCCAGAAGTCAGATGAGGGGCATCCATTCAA GCAGTACCTGGACCACGATGTGTCACTATCTGAGGACATGGTCCACAAGTACAGCGACATTGTTCTCGCCAAACTCAACAAGATCACCGTTGAATTAAGGCGTCTGTTCCTGGTTGAGGACCTGGTGGATTCTATCAAG TTTGCTGTGTTGATGTGGATCCTGACCTATGTCGGTGCCTTGTTCAACGGCCTCACTCTTCTCATCCTGG GCCTGATTGGAGCTTTCAGCTGCCCGATTATCTACGAGAAGCACCAG GCTCAGATTGACCATTACCTGGCTTTGGTCAACAACCAGATCAAAGATGTCGTCGGAAA GATCCAGACGAAGGTGCCGGGGATGAAGCGTAAAACAGAGTGA